The Maridesulfovibrio hydrothermalis AM13 = DSM 14728 DNA window CCCGCAGGGGCAGCCCAAAGGGCTGAGGGCGGAGCGGAACGATGGCGGTGCTCCTCTTCAATTTGAAGCTGTCGTTCCTCTAAATACTTCAGCAGGAGTCCTTTTGTCCAAGGAAGAATGCTTTCGTTCTTCATTGTAATACCTGAAGTACCGATCAAGACCTCGATATAGCGAAGCTCCGTCACGGTATTCTTTCGGGTAAACATCTTCATATTTCACTGTCCACCAAAGTCTTTCCACAAAAACATTATCAAGAGCACGGCCACGACCATCCATGCTGATGGCTATCTTTTTTTCACGGAGCTTGCCTGTAAAATCATTACTGGTAAATTGTGCTCCTTGATCGGTGTTAAACACTTGAGGTGTTCCCGTTTCCAAGGCTTGGTTCAGAGCAGACACACAAAATTCGCTTTCCATGGTATTGGATAGCTCCCATGCAAGCACATATTTACTCCGCCAGTCTATGACCGCCGCCAGATACATAAATCCGCGTCTCATCGGAATATATGTAATATCGGCACTCCAAACCTGATTCACATTTTTTATCTCCACATCTCGAAGGAGATAAGGGTAAATACGATGTTTCCGAGCGGGCTTGCTTGTATGCGGACCGGGCGTAATGGCCTGTAGTCCCATTTTGCGCATCAGCCGTGCTATCCGTTTATGGTTAACACAATATCACTGTTCCCTTAGCTTATCCGTCATTCGTGGTGAACCGAATTCAGGATGCCGCAAATACTGTTCATAGATCAAACGCATGAACTTTAGATTCTCTCCCGACTCAGGAACTGGCTTGTAGTAGATAACAGATCTGGGAATGCTTGCCAGCCGGCCTAGCACATGGATGATTTTCTCCAGTGACTCAGGGGCGAAATCAGCAGGGACCTCCAGACGCAAGTCGTGCCATGCATGAATAATGATCGGCTGGGGACAATGTTCTGGACCATCATCACGCGGGATGGGGGCAGCGACCACCGCTTGCGATTCTCCGACATTCTGTCTTCGTTCAAACTTCCGTTTCCAGTAATTCAGTGATCTTTCGGATATTCCGACCTGCCGGCTGAATTCAGCCTGCCCCTGTCCGCTTTTGCACCAGCTATTCACTTGTTCCCGCCAATATTTCTAGACATAAACACTCCTTCTGGGTTGAAGAGTGAGTATGCAGGATGTCTTTGCCGCAATAGGACGATCTTAATTTATTGCAAAAAATAGTTGGCATCAGCTTGCATATTACAGCAAGTTAGGCAAGTATCCAATATTATCTCTATATGCGTTTTTTAGACAAATTAAACACACTTAAAGTCTAGATTCAGGAAAAATAAGATGAATGGCAAAAAGGACTTAAAGACATATCACGGGCATATCGACTTTACTGTTACAAATAATTCACACACTCAAGCTTTTCTTTTTCTTAAAGAGCATTGTGATAAATTTAAAATTAATTCTCCGCGAGTTCTTGAAATTGGATGCAGTGGAGGATATTTCAGTGAAGCCTTGCGAGATAACGGTGTATATGTCCATGCCATTGAACCTTTTAGTACTGAAGCACAGGACGAAGGAAGGGTTGACGAGTTTTTTCATGGAACTGTCGAAGAGTTTTGTAAATCCAGTTCCAGCGATCTGTATGGAAGTTTTGATGCTGTTATAATGGGAGATATTCTTGAACATCTTCTCGACCCAAAACAGACGTTGATCGATCTGAGTCCGTTTCTAAAAGATAACGGTGTATTTATTGCGTCAATTCCTAATATTACTCATGTCGGCGTCCGGAGAATGTTAGAAGATGGACATTGGACCTATCAGAAATATGGAATTCTTGATTCAACGCATGTCCGTTTCTTCTGCTGGAAAGGGCTGAGAAATATGTTTCATGAAGCTGGATTTGGAATTGAACGTCGTTTCGATGTCTTGGTTCCCGAATTTAAAGTCTACCCTTCAATCTCTTCTGTAACAGAAATAATGTTTAATACCGAATTAAAAAAGGGTGATCATACATTTCAGTATGTTGTTTGTGCTTCACGCAGCGCCCTTCCTAAAACTTCATATTCGGACTCATATCCAACCAAACTGCTCCTTATCTCTCCAGATCCAAGAAAGTCTGTAACGTCATTAAGGCTTGTGAAGCCTCTAAGCAAATATCTTGCAAATGTGCGAGGTGGGCTGACAGCAGTTGATTTTAATAACTTTAAAATTGAGCATTTAGATTTCGCTGATGTAGTCATTTTCCATAGAGAAATCTCAGCTGAATCATATGAGATAGTTAGGCTTGCAAGGGAAAGAGATATCCCAATTATCTATGATACCGATGACTTGCTCACCCATCTTCCGCCCTGGAGCCTGAATAATATCAGCCAGCATAAAATAATAATGATGGAAAGCTTGATCTCAATAGCTGACCGAGTGACGTGCCCAACTGAACCGCTAAAAAAAGAAATGCTTAAATTATCAGATCGTGTTCACATTGTCCCCAATGTTATACTTGATGAATGTAAAATCTCTCCACATGAAAAACAATCTGGCGATGACTGCTCTCTGATAATTGCTTCATCTGATACAGTAATTGTAGATTTTATTATCAAGCCTATTCAAACTCTCTGCAAAGCTCTGCCTTCTCTTAAAGTTGTCACCATAGGCAACATCTCTTATAAACTGACCGGTGTAGTACCTAATCTGACACAATATGGACAATGTAACGAAGATGAATTTTCCAACATTCTTAATTCAATTAACAACGGAATAGGCCTTATTCCATTGGATGATTCTTTATTTTCTTCGTGTAAATCGCCGATCAAATATTATCACTATGCGTGTTGTGGTATAGTTTCTGTTGCTTCAAATGTTCACCCCTACTCTGATTACATACAGAATGGCAAAAATGGTATTCTTGTGAACAACACTCTTGATGAATGGTGCAACGGAGTAGTCAAGCTTATCAAAAATCACGATTTTAGACGCGACATACTCTTGAATGCGATACGTTCATGGCAGAAAGAGGCATCGACCCAAACGGCAATAGAAGGTTGGAAAAGAACTTTTGCGGGACTTCACAAAAAAGAATAAGCCGCCTTACTACTCACGCGTTAGACTTCTCTCAGCGTAGCAAAAAAGCGGACTTTGATCTCTTTTTTAGTTGCTCAGAACTCTATAAAAAGAGTTCAACTCAACGAGCATAAGGGGCATAGCAGTTAACGAATAAATGTATGGTACAGCTCTATGGCTTTAGATTTCTGGCATGGGGGCAAGACCAGCAAAAGCTGTCCGGGTACTTGCCTGCCAGAATTTTTTTACGAATGTTGACAATTATATCATTATTCCAAAAATCCATAACGCTTTCATAGTCTGAAAGGTAACCCAAACTTGCCATTTCTCCCAAGACAACAGCGTTGCAAGCATGAGGAATAAGATTCTCATGATACCGTTCTTTTGGAACACCGACGGTGGGCCAGACCTGAATTTTGTCCCAAAACACATCACAATGTTGAGCCGGGCTGTCAAATGGTTGAGGGATCGTCACAGTAATTCCAAAACGTTTTCCAAGTTGAACCACTTTGTTCAGCATGTCAGTTATCATAGTGTCTGAAGATTGGTATACATTCTCCATACTTGTAAAATCATTAAACATATGAGGATAGATGCCAGTAATGAGCAAGTCCATCTGAATCTCATTTGCTATTAACAATTCAATTATTTTGGGTATTTCTTTATAGTTGCTCCTGGTTAGGATGCATGGTCCATGTAATGTTATTCCATGTTTTGAAAACAATTTTAGAACAGAAAGAACATAGGTCAATGAGCTTCCTTTTTTAATTTGATGGAAGCTGGACTCATCTCCAGTATGCATGTCAGTCACAATATATGCGATGTCCTTTTTACGCTCAATTATCTGTTCAATATAATCTCCCCGCTTCATGATAGACTCATTAAAGTTTGATTGGAATGATGCTTTTCCATATCTTTCAATCATGTAGTCGACCATGGGCATAATATCTTTATTAAGGAAAGGTTCTCCTGATCCACAGATATGTACGTGAGGAATACGTCCTTTGTAGC harbors:
- the tnpA gene encoding IS66 family insertion sequence element accessory protein TnpA; this translates as MNSWCKSGQGQAEFSRQVGISERSLNYWKRKFERRQNVGESQAVVAAPIPRDDGPEHCPQPIIIHAWHDLRLEVPADFAPESLEKIIHVLGRLASIPRSVIYYKPVPESGENLKFMRLIYEQYLRHPEFGSPRMTDKLREQ
- a CDS encoding methyltransferase domain-containing protein, with product MNGKKDLKTYHGHIDFTVTNNSHTQAFLFLKEHCDKFKINSPRVLEIGCSGGYFSEALRDNGVYVHAIEPFSTEAQDEGRVDEFFHGTVEEFCKSSSSDLYGSFDAVIMGDILEHLLDPKQTLIDLSPFLKDNGVFIASIPNITHVGVRRMLEDGHWTYQKYGILDSTHVRFFCWKGLRNMFHEAGFGIERRFDVLVPEFKVYPSISSVTEIMFNTELKKGDHTFQYVVCASRSALPKTSYSDSYPTKLLLISPDPRKSVTSLRLVKPLSKYLANVRGGLTAVDFNNFKIEHLDFADVVIFHREISAESYEIVRLARERDIPIIYDTDDLLTHLPPWSLNNISQHKIIMMESLISIADRVTCPTEPLKKEMLKLSDRVHIVPNVILDECKISPHEKQSGDDCSLIIASSDTVIVDFIIKPIQTLCKALPSLKVVTIGNISYKLTGVVPNLTQYGQCNEDEFSNILNSINNGIGLIPLDDSLFSSCKSPIKYYHYACCGIVSVASNVHPYSDYIQNGKNGILVNNTLDEWCNGVVKLIKNHDFRRDILLNAIRSWQKEASTQTAIEGWKRTFAGLHKKE
- a CDS encoding radical SAM protein yields the protein MDRQQLIEQDKISYQNERGKKAVVSYPPRWMTLGISGNCTNRCLFCSYHSEDARNGKSNVYNLVYKMSLQHAKEYIDLCYKGRIPHVHICGSGEPFLNKDIMPMVDYMIERYGKASFQSNFNESIMKRGDYIEQIIERKKDIAYIVTDMHTGDESSFHQIKKGSSLTYVLSVLKLFSKHGITLHGPCILTRSNYKEIPKIIELLIANEIQMDLLITGIYPHMFNDFTSMENVYQSSDTMITDMLNKVVQLGKRFGITVTIPQPFDSPAQHCDVFWDKIQVWPTVGVPKERYHENLIPHACNAVVLGEMASLGYLSDYESVMDFWNNDIIVNIRKKILAGKYPDSFCWSCPHARNLKP